CATATTGAGATATGACATGGTATGTGGTGACATATTTTCTGTAATATCACAACCACAATCACCTACTGAATCTGACGGCATAAAGCAGATAGCTGATGGGCGTGTTAATCCACTTTCAGATGTTTGAACTATGCAGTCACCTGTGTTCAGGTTAGACGCTTGAAAAGCACAGTTAACATCAAGAGAGTTGTTGCGTTTGTGATCTGTAAATATAAATTTGAAAGTTTCTCGTCAAGCACAAGGATATGTaggcaataaataaatacttaacGATAAGAACGTAGATTTTAGTAACAACTTATAAGTATTTTCTTATTTCAGTGTGTTGAACAAGATGTGAGTGAAACTAGTAGACACTTAATAATGATTGCAACGACATTTAGCAGGACAGTTTCCTAAATACTGATAAGATAAAGTGGGACAACAGCAACAATATGAGCCATGAATTATCCATGTTAAACATGGAAATCATATTTGGCTACATATCTGAAGTGAATTGAGAAAAACAACAGTAGCTTATTAAGGCGGTGCTTTGTTCTACAACTTTCTGTGCAAGTATAATTATTAGTAATACTTTTTATATTGGTATACAACATGGCCTATAGTTTTTTGTTGCATTAGTCTACGTGATACTTCTGCAGTCGTCACAAGAGAACAAATGCCTTGGCAATAAAAGTAAATCAATGTCTCGGAAAAGTATCTAGAAGTTGAGAACTAAATACAACCAGTAAGAAGTCAAACGTATTCTTTAATCGACAGCAAGTAAAGCTTCCTTAAACTATCTGATTACTTTCTAGAATAAGTGATATATCCTGGTAAATTTATCACACTTTAATCAAAGAATATAATCACGATCCAGTTTTGTTCTGTTAGTCATTTCACATTACCGCACATTTGACGAGTCTTATTCAACTGGGAGTTTATATGAAAAATGAGAACAAAAGCCAGTTCTGATTGATTTTATATCACGTTGATAAAGAGTTCCGAAATGATTATGAGAATAGATTTCAGTGCTATGAGGTAAGGACCGagagaaaatgaataaagtcACAAGTtatcatgaaatatttattatcctGTATTATGGATTTACTTTCAGTTAAAAGCTTAACACTAGACATTAGAGAACACTCTTATTTCTGTGCATTTGtataacaaaataaactttaaagtgATTAAAAAAACTTGGATTGTTGCTAAGGGTATATACTAAATTAAATTTCGAGTAATGCTCACTTGGATATCCATAACAGTATAATTAACGTGAAACTTACCAAAATTATTTAGCGCCTGAACATCACTTGTCGGAAAATCTGTACCGTTTCGTAGTGTACCGTAATTGTTTGGCATAGATGACAAATAGTCACCAGATGCTGGATCTGTATGGTGTTGAATATTAGCGTGTTCTTGATTTGATTGCGGTATTAATTGTGTGTTAGAGCATGACAAACTATGTAATGAGTTAGGTTCGTTCAAGGATGAATCTACCTGGCCGGAAAATGGATATGATTGATGATCAATATTCGAGGATAGATTCATCTCAGTAGTACTTGGTTGTATTGCGAATCCTGGGTCAAAGTGATCTGTATTTTCATTTGTATGTCTCCAGTAAGTAGACAAATGTGATTCTTTTGCTTGGTTAACTGAATGAATATAAGTCGAAGATTTAGGGTTCGGTTGAATTGGTGTCGTATTAATATGATCACGTACTATCGAACAATTAGCGTGAGTAACATGGGATGTCCTCTCAAAGAAATCTGCCTTAGTTTGACCGTAACTGTTGTTTTCCGTATAGGTACTATTTGGATTTGAACCTGAAGTCTCACTTTCGAAAGCTCTGAAGTGGAATAAAGTTAATTGAATATATGCACGAAAATAAGTAGATATTCGTAGCATCCTAGTTGGTAAAACAAGGaattaaatgtaataataaagtGAATTTTTTCAT
The genomic region above belongs to Schistosoma haematobium chromosome 2, whole genome shotgun sequence and contains:
- a CDS encoding hypothetical protein (EggNog:ENOG410WGZ1~COG:K), with the translated sequence MLRISTYFRAYIQLTLFHFRAFESETSGSNPNSTYTENNSYGQTKADFFERTSHVTHANCSIVRDHINTTPIQPNPKSSTYIHSVNQAKESHLSTYWRHTNENTDHFDPGFAIQPSTTEMNLSSNIDHQSYPFSGQVDSSLNEPNSLHSLSCSNTQLIPQSNQEHANIQHHTDPASGDYLSSMPNNYGTLRNGTDFPTSDVQALNNFDHKRNNSLDVNCAFQASNLNTGDCIVQTSESGLTRPSAICFMPSDSVGDCGCDITENMSPHTMSYLNMNRPFGNHETYLPSIDIASDSRTYRQPITDHPTSAFHGWYDPTLPSSSISTSESSSIPSDIYHQPVANNHTQDDLSASDFVYTQPHILQTNNETNNCMQQNPLQQPSYDYFKYTVQ